Proteins encoded by one window of Ralstonia sp. RRA:
- a CDS encoding DUF1302 family protein codes for MNTKKMSTRTAISLAVLTATTSAAYAYDFTMGTDDAVKGSLVSNVTAGVATRTKTPSCALTGDPNANGCGAAANTDQWGAGDNGDLNYRKWKPYSAYLSATSELLLTMPSEGLKFMARGTGMYDFMAKNTERTPLSSDARAQVVYDAHVLDLWAQKDFTVADQNAHVRIGNQVINWGESMFAMGGINATNSLDIQKLLIPGSQLKQALLPAPMVSFATNLSHGLSTEAYYQFIWNGNRLPPVGSFWSASNAVGRGAEPFTANTTNFNANGPSAGTVAGQNGLNSHDPGTIAAINNGLVNGDFAGPPSFSFGQPVSNKLPSKYKPQFGVKFNYVPTSIDANFAFYYENYTDKSPVLTSFANSTAQWSYQQNRQLFGISANFPVGPWAVGTELSYRPRDAVALSACYGAGGPMDLNVNPGGVDCQQWVDRKKLQFGINGILALTRSEYPFLKMIGADSASLTAEATMVYYPGLGGSVTRTVNGVQVMQAPQAGYGTWLNYNSDTGYPIGMRQGTAASGGVTVDFNWTYDGTLIPGWQVTPGVTFNAGLYGYTPTFSANYMQGAKSANFYVLFNQNPTVWQAGINFTAFWGGHNTVGNPYSDRNFIGAFITRNF; via the coding sequence ATGAATACCAAGAAGATGTCCACGCGGACAGCGATTTCGCTCGCCGTGTTGACGGCAACAACGTCTGCAGCGTACGCCTACGACTTCACCATGGGCACGGACGACGCGGTGAAAGGCTCGCTGGTGAGCAACGTCACGGCCGGTGTGGCAACGCGGACGAAAACCCCGAGCTGCGCGCTCACGGGTGATCCGAACGCAAACGGCTGCGGTGCGGCGGCCAATACCGACCAGTGGGGCGCGGGCGACAACGGTGATTTGAACTACCGCAAGTGGAAGCCCTACAGCGCGTACCTGAGCGCGACCAGCGAGCTGCTGCTGACGATGCCCAGCGAGGGCCTGAAGTTCATGGCGCGCGGCACGGGCATGTACGACTTCATGGCCAAGAACACCGAGCGCACGCCGCTGTCGAGTGATGCGAGGGCGCAGGTGGTTTATGACGCGCACGTGCTTGATCTATGGGCGCAGAAGGACTTTACCGTGGCGGATCAGAACGCCCACGTCCGTATCGGCAACCAGGTCATCAACTGGGGCGAGAGCATGTTTGCCATGGGCGGCATCAACGCCACCAACTCGCTCGATATCCAGAAGCTCCTGATTCCGGGCTCGCAGCTCAAGCAGGCGCTGCTACCTGCACCGATGGTGAGCTTTGCCACGAATCTCTCGCATGGCTTGAGCACCGAGGCGTATTACCAGTTCATCTGGAACGGCAACCGCTTGCCGCCGGTTGGCTCCTTCTGGTCGGCGTCCAACGCTGTGGGCCGTGGTGCTGAGCCTTTCACCGCGAACACGACCAACTTCAACGCGAACGGCCCGAGCGCAGGTACGGTCGCAGGCCAGAACGGTTTGAACAGCCATGACCCGGGCACCATTGCGGCGATCAACAACGGCCTGGTCAATGGCGACTTCGCTGGCCCCCCATCGTTCTCGTTCGGGCAGCCGGTCTCCAACAAGCTGCCTTCGAAATACAAGCCACAGTTCGGTGTGAAGTTCAACTATGTGCCGACCTCCATCGACGCGAACTTCGCGTTCTACTACGAGAACTACACCGACAAGTCGCCCGTGTTGACCTCGTTCGCGAATAGCACGGCGCAGTGGTCGTATCAGCAGAATCGTCAGTTGTTTGGTATCAGCGCGAACTTCCCGGTGGGACCGTGGGCAGTTGGTACCGAGCTGTCGTATCGCCCGCGTGACGCGGTGGCGCTCTCGGCCTGCTACGGCGCAGGCGGACCGATGGACCTGAACGTGAACCCGGGCGGTGTCGACTGCCAGCAGTGGGTCGACCGCAAGAAGCTGCAGTTCGGCATCAATGGCATTCTGGCGCTCACGCGCAGCGAGTATCCGTTCCTCAAGATGATCGGAGCAGATTCGGCCTCGCTGACCGCAGAAGCGACGATGGTCTACTACCCCGGCCTGGGCGGAAGCGTGACACGTACCGTCAACGGCGTGCAGGTCATGCAGGCGCCCCAGGCTGGCTACGGGACGTGGTTGAACTACAACTCGGACACGGGTTACCCCATCGGCATGCGGCAGGGTACGGCCGCCTCAGGCGGAGTGACCGTCGACTTCAACTGGACGTATGACGGCACGCTCATCCCCGGTTGGCAGGTGACGCCAGGCGTGACATTCAACGCGGGGCTCTACGGCTACACACCGACCTTCAGCGCGAACTACATGCAGGGCGCGAAGTCGGCCAACTTCTACGTGCTGTTCAACCAGAACCCGACGGTGTGGCAGGCGGGCATCAACTTCACGGCGTTCTGGGGCGGGCACAACACGGTGGGCAATCCGTACTCGGATCGCAACTTCATCGGCGCATTCATCACGCGCAACTTCTGA
- a CDS encoding efflux RND transporter permease subunit: MLNRLVAGLEKAFFGHRAIVLVVIGLFTAGMAVFAVQLRMDAGFEKQMPIGHEYIQTFQKYRNDLLGANRITVVVRAKKGSIWTPEGLTRLYNVTQAVIYLPNVDRIGVRSLWTPNAFVNEITEEGFRAEPIISGNITPDQLTPEVVASIRRATTLGGYVGTLVSHNEDSAMITAELNERDSAGKVLDYVAFNHTLEDKIRKPFEDAGYEVQIIGFAKQIGDIADGAKGVLVFCAIALLLTALSVYWYCHSVRFTVLLIVCSLSSLVWQFGTLRLLGFGLDPLAVLVPFLVFAIGVSHGVQQVNFIVREIARGNSSYDAARHSFSGLLIPGVLALVTAFVSFVTLLLIPIPMVRELAITASLGVAYKIVTNLILLPVAASCFNFTQAYAQSALKRAAWRSAVLRPLSKVAQPKYAGVTLLITLMVFGLSVWQSRDRVIGTLQPGAPELREEARFNRDATSIAGNYDMGLDWLSVAIESTGKACDNPAVGLYEDEFTAAMRTEPGVVSAQSYSGMLRTYNAGYNEDYPKMNVVPIDPENYGAVSVDVARLKGFMKADCSMTAVHLYLTDHKATTINRILDDIKQYRVSHPFPGVNIRLAAGNAGVLAATNDEVEHSELPMMLYVYAAIVILVFLAYRDWRSMLACCVPLTVATFIGYWFMKELKIGLTVATLPVMVLAVGIGVDYALYIYNRLQRHLAEGDPIERAMERALEFECVATIFTAITLAVGVATWSFSALKFQADMGKLLAFMFIVNLVMAMTALPALASVLERWFPRRKPARAPGLLSH, translated from the coding sequence GTGTTGAATCGTCTTGTTGCGGGGCTGGAAAAAGCCTTCTTCGGCCACCGCGCGATCGTGCTGGTGGTGATTGGCCTATTCACTGCAGGCATGGCCGTGTTTGCTGTGCAACTGCGCATGGATGCGGGCTTCGAGAAGCAAATGCCGATCGGCCATGAGTACATCCAGACGTTCCAGAAGTACCGGAACGATCTGCTAGGTGCGAACCGCATCACGGTGGTGGTGCGCGCCAAGAAGGGCTCGATCTGGACGCCGGAGGGGCTCACAAGGTTGTACAACGTGACCCAGGCCGTCATCTACCTTCCGAACGTGGACCGCATCGGTGTGCGCTCGCTGTGGACACCCAACGCGTTCGTCAACGAGATCACCGAAGAAGGCTTCCGCGCCGAGCCGATCATCTCGGGCAACATCACACCGGATCAACTGACGCCAGAAGTCGTTGCGAGCATTCGTCGCGCGACCACGCTCGGCGGCTACGTGGGCACGCTGGTCTCGCACAACGAAGACAGCGCGATGATCACCGCGGAGCTGAACGAGCGCGACAGTGCCGGCAAGGTGCTCGACTACGTGGCGTTCAACCACACGCTCGAAGACAAGATCCGTAAGCCGTTCGAAGATGCCGGCTACGAGGTCCAGATCATCGGCTTTGCCAAGCAGATCGGTGACATTGCCGATGGCGCCAAGGGCGTACTCGTCTTCTGCGCGATCGCGCTGCTGCTGACGGCCCTTTCGGTGTACTGGTACTGCCACTCGGTGCGCTTCACGGTACTGCTGATCGTGTGCTCGTTGAGCTCACTCGTCTGGCAGTTCGGCACGCTGCGGCTGCTGGGCTTCGGGCTGGATCCGCTGGCCGTGCTGGTGCCGTTCCTGGTGTTCGCCATCGGGGTGTCGCATGGTGTGCAGCAGGTCAACTTCATCGTGCGTGAGATCGCTCGCGGCAATAGCTCGTACGACGCCGCGCGCCACAGCTTCAGTGGTCTGCTGATCCCGGGCGTGCTGGCGCTGGTCACCGCGTTTGTGTCGTTCGTCACGCTGCTGCTGATTCCGATCCCGATGGTGCGCGAACTGGCCATCACGGCATCGCTGGGCGTGGCCTACAAGATCGTGACGAACCTGATCCTGTTGCCGGTGGCTGCCTCGTGCTTCAACTTCACGCAGGCGTATGCGCAGAGCGCGCTCAAGCGTGCGGCTTGGCGTTCGGCGGTGCTGCGTCCGCTGTCCAAGGTGGCGCAGCCAAAGTACGCTGGCGTCACGCTGTTGATCACGCTGATGGTGTTTGGGCTATCTGTCTGGCAGAGCCGTGACCGCGTGATCGGCACGCTGCAGCCTGGCGCACCGGAGTTGCGCGAAGAAGCCCGCTTCAACCGCGATGCGACGTCGATTGCGGGCAACTACGACATGGGCCTCGACTGGCTGTCAGTGGCGATCGAATCGACCGGCAAAGCGTGCGATAACCCGGCCGTCGGCCTGTACGAGGACGAGTTCACCGCCGCCATGCGCACCGAACCGGGCGTGGTGTCCGCGCAGTCGTACTCGGGGATGCTGCGTACCTACAACGCGGGCTACAACGAAGACTATCCAAAGATGAACGTCGTGCCGATCGACCCCGAGAACTACGGTGCGGTGTCGGTGGACGTGGCGCGGCTGAAGGGCTTCATGAAGGCCGACTGCAGCATGACCGCGGTGCACCTGTACCTGACCGACCACAAGGCGACGACGATCAACCGCATCCTGGACGACATCAAGCAGTACCGCGTGTCGCATCCATTCCCCGGCGTCAATATCCGCCTGGCGGCAGGGAATGCAGGCGTGCTGGCCGCCACCAATGACGAGGTGGAGCACAGCGAGCTGCCGATGATGCTGTACGTATACGCGGCTATCGTGATCCTGGTGTTCCTGGCCTACCGCGACTGGCGCTCGATGTTGGCGTGCTGCGTGCCGCTGACGGTGGCGACCTTCATTGGCTACTGGTTCATGAAGGAACTCAAGATCGGCCTGACCGTGGCTACGCTGCCGGTGATGGTGCTGGCGGTGGGCATCGGCGTGGACTATGCGCTGTACATCTACAACCGCCTGCAGCGGCACCTGGCCGAGGGCGACCCGATCGAGCGCGCGATGGAGCGTGCGTTGGAGTTCGAATGTGTGGCGACGATCTTTACCGCCATCACACTGGCCGTCGGTGTGGCGACGTGGAGCTTCTCTGCGCTCAAGTTCCAGGCGGACATGGGCAAGCTGCTGGCCTTCATGTTCATCGTGAACCTGGTGATGGCGATGACGGCACTGCCGGCGCTGGCTTCGGTGCTGGAGCGCTGGTTCCCGCGTCGCAAGCCGGCGCGTGCGCCGGGCCTGCTGAGCCATTGA